One Candidatus Omnitrophota bacterium genomic window, TACACTTTTGAAAAGAGAAGAGTGTTCGCGTATTACACGGCGAATTCAAGAGTGGATTTCAGGGAGCTTATCAAAGACATAAACGCGCGTCTGCACTCGCATGTGCAGATGGTGCAGGTGTCGGGAATAGAATGCGCCCGTGTCATAGGAGGCCTGGGCGTGTGCGGAAGGCCTTTCTGCTGTACGCTTTTCGGCAAAAGCAGGGGAAAGACTCTGCGCTGCGCGAACCAGAAGGCTACCGGACCCTGCGGCAAAACGCTCTGCTGCCACCAGATCAAGGAGTGAGAGTGGGGGATAAGATCTTCTACATCACCACCCCGATATATTACGCCAACGCGCCCCTTCACATAGGCCACGCCTACTCAACCGTAGCCGCGGATGTGGCGAAAAGATGGCAGGCCCTGAGAGGCCGGGAAGTTTTTATGCTCACCGGCATGGATGAG contains:
- a CDS encoding stage 0 sporulation protein — translated: YTFEKRRVFAYYTANSRVDFRELIKDINARLHSHVQMVQVSGIECARVIGGLGVCGRPFCCTLFGKSRGKTLRCANQKATGPCGKTLCCHQIKE